CAAGATAGCCAAGGCATTCACAAAACCCGTCATCACCGACTTTGACACAAAGCGCATCACGCTTCCAAGCTTCAATAGGCCAGCAATGATCTGTAACAGGCCCGCGAGGACTGTCGTTGCAAGCAAGTATTCGAGCCCGTGATCCTTGACCAAGGTCACCATCAAAACCGCCGTCGCAGCCGTGGCCGCCGAGATCATCCCGGGACGGCCGCCTGTGATCGCCACAATCACCGCAATGGAGAAACTCGCGTAAAGACCCACTTTGGGATCCACACCTGCAATGATCGAAAAGGCAATCGCCTCGGGGATTAGCGCAAGCGCTACAACAAGACCCGCCATAAGGTCGGGACGGATATTGCCCAGCCAATCTTGGCGCATTCGAGGTAAAAAATCAGAATTCATGGGTATCTCCGGCCATTTCGGGCACGTCGTGGCCCTGTTCTCGCGTTTGCGCTGGCAATATTCGCTTGGTGCGTCATTTGCTAGGGGGAATGCGAAAAAGCCCGAAACCGTGTCGCATATTTGTAAATTTCAATCGCAAAGGCAGTCAAATGTGCCCCTAGCGTCACGTTTGGCGCTTGCTTGAGTGGTTTTGGGCCAATGATCAAAACCAGTCGTGCGCGAAATTAGCCCTCAGCTTGCTTGAACGCGTCCAAAACAATATCCGATGTCAGTAGTTCGGGTAAGGCAATCCCGTCCGGCGCTGCGGGCCCGTACACAATATTAAACGGCACACCAAACCGCCCATTGGACCGTAAGAAACGGGCTATATCTTCGTCTTGGCGCGTCCAATCTGCAATCATGGGAACAACGTTCTCTTGTTGCAAAACTTCCGCAACCTTTCCCTGTGTTAGGACCAGTTTTTTGTTCGCCTTACATGTAAGACACCAATCCGCTGTGGCGTCGACGAAAACCGTCTTGCCCGAAGCGACAAGTTTGGGAATTTCTCCTCGGTCAAATTTCTGCCATTCGATTTGGGAACTAGAAGCGTAGGTCATTTCTTCAGGTGCAGAAAGCGCAAGTGGTACACCAAGAGCCGCTAGAAAAATCGCGATGCTCACGGGTGCCTTCACGCGCTGACCAAACGTCAGGACGAGAACCAAACCGACCAACAGCAAGAGGACAAGCCCAGCCGACTTCACCCCTGAAACTGTGGCCAGAACGCTCGTCAGCCAAAGCGCTGTCGCGACCAGCAAAAGGCCCAGAACAAACTTTACCGTGATCATCCAGCGCCCTGGTTTGGGCAGAGCGCGAATAAGAGAGGGCCGCAGTGCCACGATGAGATAGGGTGCGGACAGCCCGATACCTAGTGCAGAAAAGATACCCAAAACATCAAGCGTGCTCCCAGCAAGGGCGAAGGCCACGGCCGTACCTAGAAACGGAGCGGAACACGGGGTCGCTAAGACGGCGGCCAGCGCGCCGGTTGAAAAGTCCGCGATATACCCCGAGCCAGTTCCCGTCGCATTCATCCTAGTCATCCAAGATTGCGGCAGGGAGATTTCAAACAGCCCTAACATATTGGCGGCAAAAACGGTAAGAACCGCGAGCATAGTGACGAGGAAAATCGGGCTCTGAAATTGAAGCCCCCAACCTACCGTTTGCCCCATGCCGCGCATCAGAAGAAGCACAGCTGCGAGTGCCCACATGAAGGTTAGAACCCCGAAGGACGACGCCAAGAAACCGCGCCTAACACGGGCAAGACTTTGGTCGCGCACCTTGAGGGCGGATGCAAATTTGATCGACAAAACAGGGAGGACGCAGGGCATCACATTGAGGATCAACCCGCCTAGAAGCGCGAGAAAGTAGACCCAAATGCGGGAGGTTTGGTTCCCTGAGCCACTGGTTTCGTAGGGTGGGACGGGGATTCCATCGCCGAGTTGCGCGTCAAATGTGAACGCCCGTTCGCCATCTACGACGGTGAGCGCCAGGACGTCAGCTTCGTCATCCAACGCGAGTATTGGGGTCTCAGCCCATAGCGTTTTACCATCCTCAGACAGCCGAATATCAGGC
This Falsihalocynthiibacter arcticus DNA region includes the following protein-coding sequences:
- a CDS encoding protein-disulfide reductase DsbD family protein, with protein sequence MRMKILLAALMTVFATSVLALESVPYQSNSLNAKLRSAQDGIASGAHTFSAGLHLELEDGWKTYWRSPGEVGLPPEVDWSASENIASVDFQYPAPTRFRAFGIENFGYAHEVLFPLQVTLENPGEAAVLRGNFSLLVCAEVCIPDAFALELPIGQGEGIDAISAGYIAEAMALVPSEPSESLTAISYMSDETLTLEIRDEVPFQAPDIFPEFGSGSAFGVPDIRLSEDGKTLWAETPILALDDEADVLALTVVDGERAFTFDAQLGDGIPVPPYETSGSGNQTSRIWVYFLALLGGLILNVMPCVLPVLSIKFASALKVRDQSLARVRRGFLASSFGVLTFMWALAAVLLLMRGMGQTVGWGLQFQSPIFLVTMLAVLTVFAANMLGLFEISLPQSWMTRMNATGTGSGYIADFSTGALAAVLATPCSAPFLGTAVAFALAGSTLDVLGIFSALGIGLSAPYLIVALRPSLIRALPKPGRWMITVKFVLGLLLVATALWLTSVLATVSGVKSAGLVLLLLVGLVLVLTFGQRVKAPVSIAIFLAALGVPLALSAPEEMTYASSSQIEWQKFDRGEIPKLVASGKTVFVDATADWCLTCKANKKLVLTQGKVAEVLQQENVVPMIADWTRQDEDIARFLRSNGRFGVPFNIVYGPAAPDGIALPELLTSDIVLDAFKQAEG